The window TCAGTCTGAACGCCCTTCAGGCCTTGGCTGAGTTGTTCCTCAACCACCTTGAAGGTATTGCCCTGCTCCCGTTCCTCCAAGGTTTCACCGACACAGAGAATAGGGGAGAGGCTGAATTGCAGAGCACCCAGTAGGCGTTGATTGACCATGTCATTATCTTCGCCAAAGACATGGCGACGCTCTGAATGCCCGAGAATGACCATGTCTACCCCGACATCCTGAAGCATGGGTGGTGAAATTTCACCAGTAAACGCGCCTTGTTTTTCCCAGGCTACATTCTGGGCCGCAACCTTGATCGGCGCATCCGCACCGGATACAGCTTCGTTAACTGCTGCCAAGGAAGTAAAGGCCGGGGCGATCATCACCTCACGATCAGTCAGGCCCTTGCAGGAAGCGGCAACCGCCGAAGCAAGTTTCACAGCCTCGGCTCTGGTCAGGTACATTTTCCAGTTTCCGGCGATCAGTGGTTTTCGTGTCATATTGTATTCTCCCGAGTAAGGGCACGGCACGCCGTGTCCTTACGGCATTCTTCAAAATAAGTTTTCAACCTTCCAGCGCAACTACTCCGGGCAGATCCTTGCCTTCCATGAGCATGAGAAAGGCACCGCCACCAGTGGACATATAGGAAATATTATCTGCCTCTCCGGATAAACGCACAGCAGCATTGGAATCCCCGCCACCGGTGATGCTCAGGGCATGGGCCGAAGCCACGGTATGGGCTAAGGCCATTGTTCCTCTGGCATAGGCATCCATCTCAAAGGCACCCATCGGGCCGTTCCAGATGATGGTTTTAGCATCGGCCAGTACTTCGGAAAAACAAATTACTGAAGCCGGGCCGATATCCAGGGCCATCCAGTTCTCCGGGATATCCTGGATCGTGACCTGCTTGCACACAGCGTCTGGGGCAAATTGGTCCGCAGCAATGACATCCACGGGCAGGTAGATCTTCACGCCTTTTTCCTTGGCATCAACCAAGAGTTGGCGGGCATTATCCAGCAGATCATCCTCCACCTTGGAGGCACCCACGGAATATCCTTGGCTCTTGAGAAAGGTATTGGCCATAGCCCCGCCGATGAGCAGGCAGTCCACCTTGTTCAGCATATTGGTCAGGGCTTCCAGCTTGCCTGATACCTTGGCCCCGCCGATAATGGCGACCAAGGGACGCTGAGGATCATCAACAGAGCGATGAAAATACGACATCTCTTTGTCCAGCAGCAGGCCAGCAGCTTTTTCTGTGCAGTTTTCTGGAATTCCGGTCACCGAGGCATGGGCTCGATGGGAGACGGCAAAAGCATCGTTGATATAGACATCGGCCAGTGCAGCCAGTTGTTTGGCAAAGGCAGGGTCGTTGGCCTGCTCTTCGGCATGGAAACGGAGATTCTCCAGTATCAGGATATCGCCGTTGTTCATGGCAGAAACGGTTTTTTCTGCTTTTGGGCCTACGCAGTCCTGAGTCATGCAGACAGGTTTGTCGAGAATACCGGACAGGTATTCGGCAACCGGTGCCAAGGAATATTTCTCCACCCGTTGCCCTTTGGGCCGTCCCATATGCGAAGCAAGGATAACTTTTGCCTCCTGCTCCAAGGCGTATTGGATGGTGGGCAGAATGGTACGGATGCGCAGGTCATCGGTGATTTCGCCCTGCTCATTCATGGGCACGTTGAAATCTACCCGGATCAGAACCCGTTTTCCGGTGATATCAAGATCACGAATTGTTTTCATTATTGCTCCTGTCAGAAAATTTCAATTCGAATTTCAATACGTAGGGGCAGATCTGCGTGTCTGCCCTGAAATATCGCGGTTTCCTGTAGGGGTGCGGCACGCTGTGCCCCTACACCATCCGTTCAGCCACGGAAACCGTCAGGTCGCCGAGCATATTGGTGTAACTGCCCAGCTCGTTATCGTACCAGCCGTAGATCACAGCCTGGGTCATCGGAATTTCCAGGACATGTGGAACTTGCCCCGGCTCAAAGTTACAGCTTTTTAGATGCTCCAGGTTTACCTTCAGAGAGGCGGTCCGGGTATGGGTCTCTGTGGATTCGATGACCGCAGCAGCTTCCGGGGTTCCGATAATATCGGAGGAAACATTCTGGCCCGCTGAATATTTGAGATAATGATTTGATTCTGCGTAATCTTTATAGATGCTGTTGATCAGATTGCGCTTGATTGGGTTTTCCAGCTCATCCTGAAGATTGAGCACTAGGATGATCAGGGAGCCTGTGGATGTGGGGATCCGGACAGACTCGGCAATAAAACCGATTCCTTGCATCTCCGGGATAACGAGGCTCAAGGCCTTGGCTGCACCGGTGGTGGTCAGGATGATATTATTGAGAATGGAACGATTTTTACGCAGATCAGTAGCACCGGCAGCAGGCACGGCATCCAGGACTTTCTGGCTGCCTGTGGCGGCATGCACCGTGACCATAGAGGCGGTGAGCATCCGGTCTGCGCCGAAATGATCCATGAGCGGCTTGATCATGTAGGACAAGCAGGTGGTGGTGCAGGAAGCAGCGGAGATAATAGAGTGCTGCTCTGGCTTGTAATCGTCGTCATTAATGCCCATGACCGTGGTGATCGCATCCTCGGGCATATCAATCCCCTTGGATTTGATCTTAAAGGGAGCAGAAACCATGACTTTTTCCGCTCCGGCCTGAAGATGCCCACGCACTGAGCCCCAGCCTTCCTCTGCATCGGCGGTAGGATCTTTGAACACGCCGGTGGTATCGACCACCATGCGAACATTATTTTCCTGCCATTTAATATCCTTGGGGTTACGGGCTTCGCGGAGCACAGTAACCGGAATGCCGTTCACGGTCATGGTGCCTGCGGCCTCGTTCAGGTTTTCAATAACCCGACCACCCTTATGGCCGTGAAGATAGGTGGACAGCCTGCCGTAGGAGGAGTCCTTTTCAATGGTTGCAGCGATGTCTTCCAAGCCGCTGCCGACCTGACGTCCAAGGTTGACAACAATCTCTGAGAAAAATTGTCGGGAAACATGATGCCAGAGTGAAAGTTTACCGATTCGTCCGAGGCCGTTGATTCCAATTTTCATAGTATATTCTCTCCTTTTTTTGTCCGGTAGTCCGCAGGGCCGTCATCGGTTCAGTATTGATGAATACTGCTGTGTGAACTGGCCTGCGCTGGCTCATTGCGTGTGGACATTTTAACAAATGGAAGTATGATATTCTGAATAAGATTTCTATATATGGTATAAAAGCATTTATTTCAATCGAAAACCGTTGTCCAGAAAAAACAATTTTGTTGCTCTTCTGGATTCTTGAGAACAATATACGGTTCTGCAAAGAGTCTTTTTTGTAGTGTCAAGATGCTGATGTTTTGTTTGAAAAAGCGTTTTTTGCTCGTGCTTTTGAGTACGTGCTCTTGTCGATTCAGAGCGAGGTTGCATGTATTCTGTGAAGACATGGGGCAACTGGCTTCAAATAAATGACTTTGAACAATGGACAGGAACATGATAAGAAAGACGTAACGGAAAGTGACTCCGTTGTATAATTAACTTTTATCCACTTTTTAACCATAAATATTCTGTCAGGACAGGGCCGGTCTGCTCGGCGCAATATTTGCGCCTGCCTCTCCTGTTTGATACAGTATCTTCAACGGAATAGAACGCCACATGTTTACCAAAATTCTTATAGCAAATCGGGGTGAAATTGCCTGTCGAATTATCAGGACAGCACGGGCAATGGGCATTAAAACAGTTGCTGTGTTTTCCGATGCTGACAGATCTGCCCTTCATGTTCGGATGGCCGATGAAGCGGTCCATATAGGGGCTTCGGCACCGACAGCAAGTTATCTGGATGTTGAAAAAATACTTGCTGCCTGCAAAAGCACGGGTGCCGAGGCCGTGCATCCGGGCTATGGTTTTCTTTCTGAAAATGATACCTTTTGTCGACGGCTGGGAGAGGAGGGCATAGTTTTTATTGGTCCCCCGGTTGCGTCCATAACCAGTATGGGAGATAAGATCACCTCCAAGCAGATTGCCGAACAGGCTGGCGTGAATACCATACCCGGCTATGACGGTATCCTGGAAGATGTTGAGCAGGCCGTGGAAAAAGCGGCTGAAATCGGCTACCCGGTTATGCTTAAGGCAACTGCTGGTGGTGGTGGCAAGGGGATGCGAATTGCCCGCAATGAGCAGGAATGTCGGGATGGATTTGAGCGGGCAGCTGGTGAGGCCCGATCCAGTTTTGGCGATGACCGCCTCCTGATTGAGAAATATATTGAGCAGCCCCGTCATATCGAAATCCAGGTGATGGCGGACCAGCACGGCAATATTGTCTATCTCGGTGAGCGGGAATGTTCACTGCAACGGAGGCATCAGAAGATTATTGAAGAAGCCCCGTCGCCCTTTTTGACCCCAGAGACCCGCCAACAGATGGGAGAGCAGGCGGTTATGCTGGCCAAAGCAGTGAATTATACCTCCGCCGGAACCGTGGAGTGCATTGTTGATCAGGAGCAGAATTTTTATTTTCTGGAGATGAATACTCGCCTCCAGGTGGAACATCCCATCACCGAGATGGTAACCGGCTATGATTTGGTGGAGTTGATGATCCGGATTGCAGCAGGTGAGCCCTTGCCCATATGCCAGGAAGATGTCCAGCTCAAGGGATGGGCCGTTGAGTGTCGGGTGTATGCGGAAGATCCGGTGCGTGATTTTTTTCCATCCACTGGCAGGATTACCCTGTATCAACCGCCCTATGAAGATATGAAGACAGTTCGCTTGGACAGCGGTGTTGTTGATGGGAGTGAAATTTCGGTCTATTATGATCCCATGATTTCCAAGCTGGTGACCAAGGGAGAGTCCAGGGAAGAGGCTATCTCTGCTATGCAGGATGCCTTGGACGAGTACGTTATTCGGGGGGTGGCTACGAATATTAATTTTCTCTCTGCATTGATCGCGCACCCGAGGTTTCAGCGGGGGGATCTTTCCACCGGTTTTATTGACGAGGAATTTGCCCACGGCTTCCGCGATACCGAAACAAGGGTAGATGCCCCGGATATCCCCATTGTGGTGGCTGCTATTGTCCATCGACTGTACATGGATCGGGCCGCCAAGATCAGTGGTCAGATGACGGGATATGAACGCCGGGTGGCAGATTCTTGGGTAGTGGCTATCGGAGACGTGCATAAACCCCTTTCTGTTAAAACCTTTCAGGCTGATTGTGGCTATCGGGTGGATTATAAGGGGACGAACTATCGGGTAAAGACGGACTGGCAGTTTTCCCAGAAAGTCTTTCACGGCACCATCAATAACCAGCGTTTTTGTTTGCAGGTGAGCAGGCAGGGGCTCGGGTATTCGATCCTCTATCGAGGCTTGAGAATTAATGCCCTCGTGATGACTCCGAGAGTGGCTGAGCTTCATCGGATTATGCCCACCAAGGCAGCTGTTGATCTGTCCAAATTCTTGCTCGCGCCCATGCCGGGCTTGCTGGTGAAGCTTACTGTCCAAGCCGGGCAGGAGGTTAAGGTTGGGGAGGAGCTGGCGGTTATTGAGGCTATGAAAATGGAAAACGTTCTCCGGGCACCGGCAGACGGGAAGATCGCCAGTGTTCCAGTAAACCTGGGTGATTGCCTGACTGTTGACCAAGTGATTCTTGAATTTGCCTGATATGGACATGATGATGCAACCGGTGATGAGACAGGTGATGAGACAATCGATACAATCACGAAAAAACTATCTTGTAATTCTTACGATTTTTTTTCTTTGTTTGAGCGGGATGGTCAGCGCGGTACATGCAGAAGTCGCAAAACTCGCAGAATCCGCCGAAATAAACCCGGCCTTTCAGGCTTGGCTCAAGGAATTTTATCCCCAGGCAGCAAAGCAGGGCATCAGCAAGAAGTTGTATCAGCAGGCCTTTGCCGGGATAACAGCACCAGACCAGGAGGTGTTGCGTAAAGCAGCCTATCAACCGGAATTCACCACCGAGATCTGGGATTATCTGGATACAGCGGTAAATGCGGCATCAGTTGCCCGAGGCCGGGTTATGGCAAGGAAACATCGGGCTTGGCTGGATAAGATTTCTGCACGTTTCGGTGTGGAAGCACCGGTGCTGCTGGCGATCTGGTCCATTGAAAGCCGTTACGGTGCAGTGCTGGAGCTTACAGGCCGTCTCCATTACGTACCTCAGGCCCTGGCTACCTTGGCCTATGGGGACAAAAACCGTCGTAATTTTGGCGAGCAGCAGTTGGTCGCGGCCTTGCAGATTGTTCGGGATGGTGATGTCGGCTTTGCCCAACTCTACGGCTCTTGGGCCGGAGCAATGGGGCATACCCAATTTATCCCAACCAGTTACCAAGCCTATGGGGTGGATATGGATAAGGACGGACGGCGTGATATCTGGAATTCCGTGCCTGATGCTTTGGCCACAGCGGCAAATCTCCTCCATAAAAACGGCTGGCGGACCGGTAAGTCCTGGGGGTATGAGGTGCGGGTGCCAAAGAACGGCGTGCAATATCGGGGGGAAACCAAGACCCTTACCCAGTGGCGGCAGCTTGGTTTTACTCGGCCTAACGGAAGCGTTTTTCCTGAACCAGGTACTAAGGCTGAGCTCAAAATGCTGGCTGGTGCCCGTGGGCCCGGTTTTCTGGTTCAGCGCAATTTTTTCATTATCAAGCGCTATAATGCCTCGGATTTTTATGCCTTGGCAGTGAGCCTGCTTGCTGACCGCTTGGCTGGCAAAGAGGGGATGGTGCAGCTCTGGCCCAGACCGGCGGATGCGCTTTTTCCTGAAGAAAAATTTCAGTTGCAGGAATTATTGCAGGCAAAGGGCTTCTACGAGGGGGCCATTGACGGGGATCTCGGGGCTGGAACCCGCAAGGGAATCAAGGCTTTTCAGAGCAGGATAGGGGTGCCCCCT is drawn from Candidatus Electrothrix rattekaaiensis and contains these coding sequences:
- the tpiA gene encoding triose-phosphate isomerase, coding for MTRKPLIAGNWKMYLTRAEAVKLASAVAASCKGLTDREVMIAPAFTSLAAVNEAVSGADAPIKVAAQNVAWEKQGAFTGEISPPMLQDVGVDMVILGHSERRHVFGEDNDMVNQRLLGALQFSLSPILCVGETLEEREQGNTFKVVEEQLSQGLKGVQTEQMQEVVIAYEPVWAIGTGKTATKEQAQEVHAFIRNTLVDLYEKTLADSIRILYGGSVKPENIDSLMAQPDIDGALVGGAALQAESFARIINFT
- a CDS encoding phosphoglycerate kinase produces the protein MKTIRDLDITGKRVLIRVDFNVPMNEQGEITDDLRIRTILPTIQYALEQEAKVILASHMGRPKGQRVEKYSLAPVAEYLSGILDKPVCMTQDCVGPKAEKTVSAMNNGDILILENLRFHAEEQANDPAFAKQLAALADVYINDAFAVSHRAHASVTGIPENCTEKAAGLLLDKEMSYFHRSVDDPQRPLVAIIGGAKVSGKLEALTNMLNKVDCLLIGGAMANTFLKSQGYSVGASKVEDDLLDNARQLLVDAKEKGVKIYLPVDVIAADQFAPDAVCKQVTIQDIPENWMALDIGPASVICFSEVLADAKTIIWNGPMGAFEMDAYARGTMALAHTVASAHALSITGGGDSNAAVRLSGEADNISYMSTGGGAFLMLMEGKDLPGVVALEG
- a CDS encoding glyceraldehyde 3-phosphate dehydrogenase NAD-binding domain-containing protein, with the translated sequence MKIGINGLGRIGKLSLWHHVSRQFFSEIVVNLGRQVGSGLEDIAATIEKDSSYGRLSTYLHGHKGGRVIENLNEAAGTMTVNGIPVTVLREARNPKDIKWQENNVRMVVDTTGVFKDPTADAEEGWGSVRGHLQAGAEKVMVSAPFKIKSKGIDMPEDAITTVMGINDDDYKPEQHSIISAASCTTTCLSYMIKPLMDHFGADRMLTASMVTVHAATGSQKVLDAVPAAGATDLRKNRSILNNIILTTTGAAKALSLVIPEMQGIGFIAESVRIPTSTGSLIILVLNLQDELENPIKRNLINSIYKDYAESNHYLKYSAGQNVSSDIIGTPEAAAVIESTETHTRTASLKVNLEHLKSCNFEPGQVPHVLEIPMTQAVIYGWYDNELGSYTNMLGDLTVSVAERMV
- a CDS encoding acetyl/propionyl/methylcrotonyl-CoA carboxylase subunit alpha — encoded protein: MFTKILIANRGEIACRIIRTARAMGIKTVAVFSDADRSALHVRMADEAVHIGASAPTASYLDVEKILAACKSTGAEAVHPGYGFLSENDTFCRRLGEEGIVFIGPPVASITSMGDKITSKQIAEQAGVNTIPGYDGILEDVEQAVEKAAEIGYPVMLKATAGGGGKGMRIARNEQECRDGFERAAGEARSSFGDDRLLIEKYIEQPRHIEIQVMADQHGNIVYLGERECSLQRRHQKIIEEAPSPFLTPETRQQMGEQAVMLAKAVNYTSAGTVECIVDQEQNFYFLEMNTRLQVEHPITEMVTGYDLVELMIRIAAGEPLPICQEDVQLKGWAVECRVYAEDPVRDFFPSTGRITLYQPPYEDMKTVRLDSGVVDGSEISVYYDPMISKLVTKGESREEAISAMQDALDEYVIRGVATNINFLSALIAHPRFQRGDLSTGFIDEEFAHGFRDTETRVDAPDIPIVVAAIVHRLYMDRAAKISGQMTGYERRVADSWVVAIGDVHKPLSVKTFQADCGYRVDYKGTNYRVKTDWQFSQKVFHGTINNQRFCLQVSRQGLGYSILYRGLRINALVMTPRVAELHRIMPTKAAVDLSKFLLAPMPGLLVKLTVQAGQEVKVGEELAVIEAMKMENVLRAPADGKIASVPVNLGDCLTVDQVILEFA
- a CDS encoding lytic murein transglycosylase; its protein translation is MVSAVHAEVAKLAESAEINPAFQAWLKEFYPQAAKQGISKKLYQQAFAGITAPDQEVLRKAAYQPEFTTEIWDYLDTAVNAASVARGRVMARKHRAWLDKISARFGVEAPVLLAIWSIESRYGAVLELTGRLHYVPQALATLAYGDKNRRNFGEQQLVAALQIVRDGDVGFAQLYGSWAGAMGHTQFIPTSYQAYGVDMDKDGRRDIWNSVPDALATAANLLHKNGWRTGKSWGYEVRVPKNGVQYRGETKTLTQWRQLGFTRPNGSVFPEPGTKAELKMLAGARGPGFLVQRNFFIIKRYNASDFYALAVSLLADRLAGKEGMVQLWPRPADALFPEEKFQLQELLQAKGFYEGAIDGDLGAGTRKGIKAFQSRIGVPPDGKPTRAVLEALRKAGK